A window of Gossypium hirsutum isolate 1008001.06 chromosome D13, Gossypium_hirsutum_v2.1, whole genome shotgun sequence genomic DNA:
TTAAAGCTCAATGGAAAGCCACACTTGCAGGGCATAAGAAATGCCTCGACTGAATCAAAACATTGTTATCCAAACAGACAATTGTGGTGCGTTTGCACGAAAGTTAAGAGAATCTCAACTCATCAGAGCTAAACGAGCATCCAAAAAAGCCTAATTTAAGGAAAAGAGTATTGTTTAGATATTAATTATTGggttaagccttttttttttaaatagacttaatggTTTAACTAATAATTTGATCAATGAAGGTACCAACTTGGAAAAGAAATAGTTTAGTACCACTTGTGACAAATAAAAATTAGGTATTAAGATGAAAAAAAGAGCACAATTTAAGTACTAATTTGTGGGTTAAGCAAACCATAGTCCTTATTCTTTGCATTCTAGACCTCTTCCAACACGAGCTCCAAACTCAAGAAATTATTATATGTCGTGAAAAATATTATATGGGTTATACCCCATAGCTCTTTATTACAAGAAACATGAGAAATTATTGTATGTCATAAAAAGATTATTTGTGTTATAGCTATTCGCTAAGTAGTTCTAAGCTCTCACACCCTAAGATAGGgcccttattctaataaaaacACCAACTTTCTAAACTATCAAGTCACATTGGACTCGGGCTCAGACTCGGACAAAGCCTTTTTCAATACCACACAATCTAAAATTAATTGCTAAAACTCTATTCTAATACCAACTCCACATTCTCGGACCACTAAACCTAGCAGCTCTGGTGTGCCTGTTCCTAGGTAACTTCAATGTTATAACAATATGAAAACCTGGTTTTCCCCTCTGAACCATCCACCAACCTGGTTTTTGGATCCTCGACCCAGCTGTTTCATCGCGGTGTTCTGCTTTCAAATGTCTTAGCTAAAACTAccatcatctttttccttttttctttgatGCTCGGTGCCCGCCTTCACTTCGCCTCACCAGTACTTACTACTTACTGCCTACTTGGCTTTACCAGGCCTGGGGATTCCATTAATTGATGGGTTTCTTTAGTTCTCCTTGGTGGTTTGTATGGCTCTTTTTATGCCCAATAGTTCTTTTGTGGCATGTTTCACAGCTCTTGTCTCCAACCTCAAAATGGGGAACTCAGCCATTGCAGGGTCTATCTTCTCAGGGTATTTTATAGCTCAACATAAGATGCCAAGTTACTGTATTTTCATACGTTATACTGGTTTGTTTGTTCAAgttattgaaataatttgaaggaaaaaaatgcaatattataatgtaaatataaacTGTATTTTGTTCGTTCAAAGGGAATAGATTTCGTTATTGTTTTTATCGAAATGTATCACTGCAAATATTATtggtataatataatataaatcttATTTAGTAAATTTGAAAGGATTATTTATGTATACAAGCCTTATTTTAGTTAATTGGAACAGTTTTTTATTTGTACATTTAAAATGGTAagtaaaaatacaataataataaggCAATTACAAAAGCGAAGTGGAAAGAGAGAAGAAGTACAAATGACATGACATATAAACTTACATGgaagaattttcttatttttatttttatttttttccgcCATTGCCATCTGTTACATTATGGAGCACTATTCGGGTTTTCCAAAGCCTCTTCAGTTTTAAAACTGGGGGCTTCCTTTATATTTTAAACTGATGAAGCCAAATGCAAAAAGGAAGCCTATATATTAagattctctctctctctcttttttctttttgttttttgagATGAATATATTTCAGTTTTTCAGCTCTTCAACCCTAAATTGAAGTTTGTTCTTCTTTTGCATGTTGATCAGGACATGCATTATAAAGGTGAgctctattttttttgttttgctttttggataaaattttgaaattttgggcgTTTGGCATTGGATTTCTGGGTTTTGATCTGAATCTTGTTTGCTTTTCTGGGTCCTGGAAGGATTTTCATTTCAGTTTGCATTTCTGGTGGTGTTTTTTAATTAGTTCAGGTTATATATGTTTGATATGCATAATAAATTGGGATGAAAAATGAACAATTTAAGCTAAAACGTAAAAGAAATTCAAGTTTAATTGCAACTatagttttttaattttcatcAATCTCTTTTGAGGCAGGTGAAATTAGGGAGGGGTCAATGATGTTCTTATAAGATAGacattgttaatttttattaGAGGAAAGTGTACTGCTGATACTGAGAATGAGCATTTTGATTTTCTACTTTACAGTGCAAGTACATTTCTCTATTGATTGTGTTCTGAATTTGGATTTTTGTTCTGGTGAGAGTACGAGTAttcgattttctttattttctgttTCTTTTGTGATGGCTTGTTTTCGCATGAGCTGAAAGTAGCAGTTGTTAGTTTCGAAATGTAGGCAAATGTACTGTTTCATAACTCCATGCATGATAATGGTGATAATGATCCAATATGTCTGTTATATCTGGCtagaaaaagtgaaaaagaaaggaaaagacatcCAAGTATAAAGTTGGAGTTGGACTTCTTTGTGTCAAATTGAATCATTCCGCATTTTTTCCGGTCACTTGGTCATTGAAAGAAGTTTGTCGCTTTATCAATCTTCTACATCTGGTTTCATTTTAAgtagaaagaaaagaagagaggtGCCGATTGGGGAAGGCTTTAAAAGCTTCATGAAAGAGTATATAGTTTGAACTGTATATTAAGTTAATAATACAGTTAAACGTTTGAAATCTTTAAgttaataatacatgaaaaagCTTTAAGAAGCCTTCAATGGAATGATTTGCATATTTTTAGAAGTCAATTGAAATCTTTATGTATGTCACATTGATAACCAGTACGGTGCCGCCACATTCCATATTGGGAGATAGTGGACCCTATAGAAACTTAAAAATAATTGGTATTGATTGAGTGCTATCATCATTCATATAATATCAACTGCTATCGAACAAGTGGAATGGTAAGTGCATTTATAACTTTTTCTTTGAAGCCTGTATCACTTGACAGTTATATTTCTGTTACAGGCAACGTGATCTCCACATTTGGCATATCCAAAGAGAGAGAAACGCATGTTAACGTTTCCGAACCCATCATTTTAATCTAATAATACTTTTTTGCCACTTCTTCTGGTTTTAATCTCGTGCATATGACATGGAGAATAACCTTAATAGAAGGAAAACCTGGTTTCAGAAAGTAGCACCTAGTAAGTAATAAAGTCAAGGAGGAATTAGGTTATGGCTAATCATTATCTATGTATACTTTGATGGTTTGTTGTTCCCTATGCTGCCTGGTGGAATGCAATCATTCCTCAAGCATAGCTGTATCTTTACTGCATGTCTATTGGAGCTCATACACTTTCCTTTTTTTGTGGTTAAATGGACTCATCAGCAAAAGAGACTTCCATAAGTGGAATCTTTGCATACCACTGGAAGTGGATGGGATCCTACTTTGCTTGGTCTTGTGTTAAAGGTTAGTTGATGGTGCCATTgacaaacatattttaaaagtaaGAACAAGATGGGGGGAAATAATGTtgtttacatatttattttcgtttgttattttttttccacaTGCCTTAACTATTGTTACTTTTCTCTTTATTGCACTGGTGTTCAGAAAAGACATACTGTTTGCTGATACCATGAAGCCTTTAGTTCATTTGAGAATGTGTCAATGTACGTttccctcttttcttttcttctaaagGCACACATAAGAAAGAGCAAAGAATGCAGATTATATAAGGAgttcatgttttcaattagtGAGTCATTACTCTGGTTATAGCTAATCATAAATCTGATATCCAAATGGTTATGGCAAGGGAAAACCCAGTCTTTggaaataacaattttaatatttcatcTGAACATCATGGTCTGCAACTAGTTGGTGGCAGTCTGTTGTTCTTAACCTCTTTCATCTTTTGtatctatatattttttcttgaaaagtctttttattctttaaaatagaAAACATGAATGGTTCTATTGATgttgttgttaaaatttctaGATGTTACATAACTTCTTCTAATGCAAGATAgggatttttatgtaatttgatACAAAAAAATGCAGTAGTACAGAAATGAACGCCGTTAGGTTATGTGTTCGGATGTGAGTCTGcatgaaagagagagagagattccATTCATGTCAAATTGACATTTAGTTTTTTCATTGCCCTCCTACTTGTGATAGTTTTAGCCAAGATTAAGCCAAAATAAACCAGTTGAACCTTTCCAAATGTTCTTTATCCCCCAGCTATGAAGATGAGACGTTCATATTTTCTCATTGGAACCTGATTTTATTAATGGAAAAGTTAGGGTTTTGAACATTTTAATGGTTATCATTCAATGTATTATAGTGCACTTTGAGTATCCAAGGAGGACAATTTTGGTAGTTTTCTTTGCTATTGTCTCATATGATTcctttatttaaaatattaacatctaaactacaaCATGTTTTTAGGTTGTTtgtctattttatttttctttatgatTTCTTTTATTTGGTTATTTATGGCTTGCTTTATTCGGTTTTTAAGCTTTTGTCTTCATTGACTTTAATGTTCATTTATGTTACCGCTTTATCGCAGAATTAGCAAATCTAGTCATACTCTCaatttttaatattcatttttaatattttaggattatTTATGTTTTACAATTACTTAGGTTTTACAATTATTTAAGCATTTATTATGAAGTACAATATCTAATGCCTGATCTTATTGTTTGGCATATAGATCAGTCAAACCGGGAATGCATTTAGCAGAGATGTCGTTCAGTACATATTTTGAAGATATgcatgatgatgattttgagggGTCACATGATGAGCACAGTATTTCTACAGAAGTTTTCTCTGAAAATGATACTGGCAGAATAAGTAAAAAGTGTCTTGTTACTGGAGCTATTAATTTCAAGGATATCAAGAGTCCAGAAGCATCACTATGTTCTTACAGTGCAAGCTCAGCTGTAACAAGCCTTTCTTGCTCAAAAACTTTATGCCAGGAGGTTTCCAATTTAGCAAATGACAGTtgtggttgggtttctgcatcaGGGAGCTTTCCTGAAAGATATGCTCTGGCTGAGAGAGATGACCAGAATGCGAGTTTCAAGCGAATGAAGCTTTCCACTGGTGAAGTTTCCAGGGGCGAAGCACAAAAGAAAAAGGCATTGAGTGCAACATTGCAGCAGAAGGAAATAGTTAGTGGCTTGTCCTCGACACCTACAAATTCTGTTTACCAGAGAGTTATGCCCCATTTAGTTGAATCATCTGCTGTAGAAATGGACAAAGGTGCTGAAAGGGAAGATGTGGATGTTACTAAGTCTAGAATACAAGACTCAGGTGCGAGTGAAGGAAAAGAAGTGGTAGTAGGTATAGCTATAGGTTCACCTGTCTCCGAGGAGAGTTTTGCATCAAAGGTTGTTGTTTCTAGTCCGGCAACTGCTTTGGTAAAGTTCGGGTCTCCTTTATGTGCTCAGGAAAGATTTAATTTATGCCAATCATTTGGAGTGGGCGGTTCTAATATTTCTGGGGCAACGGTGTCTAAGATGGATCCCCGTCCTCTTCTGCAAAGTCATGTTTTTCACGTACTAAAAGGAGCAGGCTGGTCTATTGAGAGACAGAAAAGGCCCAGTAGGAGTTATATGGATACAGTTTATAGATCACCCGAGGGGAGGCTATTTCGTGCATTCCCTAAAGTTTGGAGATTTTGTGGCCAGGTTTTGTTGGCTGATAGATACGACTTCATGCTGGAAAATGATGGTAAGAAATGGACTGACATGACCCAGTTCTGGTCTGATCTATTAGAGACATTGTTGAATATCGAGAAAGAAATTAACCAAACAAACCTTTCTAATGCATTGGCTCAACATTGGACTCTATTAGATCCCTTTGTTACTGTTGTATTTATTAATAGGAAGATTGGTTCATTAAGAAAGGGAGATGAGGTTAAGGCAAGAAGAAGTTTAGTTAttgaaaagaacaagaaaaatgaTACTGTTTTGGCACAGAGGAAAAAAGTTACTATGAGAAAGTTCTGTTCTCAGGGAATGATGCCAACTCAGCATTGTGATTCTTCTCTGGCCGCTAAAAGTTCATTGACAATTCCCAAGAGGAACTATGATTTCTCTGAGGAGCTCTCTGGCAATGGAAGTTTGTCAAAATTCTATGGTAAAATGAGTAGTGGGGCAGTAAAATGTCTAAAAGATGTATCTAATATGACCGACCAAGAAGGTTCGTATTTGGTAGATACTGCGAACAGGTTAGAAACTTTTGGTTGCGAGGTCAAAGGTTTGCATATTGTTTCATCACATTCTTGTGGATCGGATAACACCTACGGTCAGCTAGTTAGTTCTCAATTTATTGATCCTGTTGCTTCTGGAGATGTTACCAACATGCTTCATGGTTTCAAATCTGTTTCCCCTCACCAAGATATCAACACAAGATCTCCAAGCTTTGGTAAACAAATGTCTTTATGTAATGGAGAAACTCTTAAAGAGGTTCCAGGAAATGTATCGGTTGATTCTCAGGAGGAAAAAGATAAAACATCTGGAGCTCTAGATGCTGGCAATGTCAGAAATCTTCCACAGCATTTACTGGATGACCATCCAAGCTACTTACTGGATGACTATCCAAGCTACCCTAGTGATAGCCTGATTCAGTCTGGGGATGGTGAAGATCAGTTTGAGAAGTCTGCTGAAGCTCTGAAGTTTGAAACAAACAATGAAAACTGTGCACAAAATGCTATTTTGAAAAAGAAGGCATGCAGGAGATCTAGAAAGATATCTGAAATAAGTTTGACCACATCATATCAAAGTGATGTTCTATGTTCTTATACTCCTGATATGAGTGAACAAGATATTGACTCATGCCAGGCTGACTTAAATTCAAAGGAGGTCCAAGAATCATTTGAAACCAAGGGAAGCCTACAAAAGTCCTCATCTCCTGGGCCTTCCCTATGTCAATTGGAGAAAAGAGGCTCAAATTTTAAGAGGATTTGTTGCGATCGTAATGGTTCTGAAAGTAGAAAGAAGAAATCAACTGAATTCCAAATTGAAGATGATGACCTGTTGGTTTCTGCAATTATAAGAAACAAAGACTTAAGCATGGGTGCCACCAGATCTAAATTGAAGGCCCCCAAAGTAAGAGCTCAGACCAAGTTCAAGAGAAAGAGGGGCCgccccaggttgcttcctcgagtAAAGGGTAAAGGAAGGAAGCATGTTACTAAGATCAAGTTGAATAATGTTGGGTCCAGAACAGTGTTCTCATGGCTGATCCTAGCTGGGGTCATTTCACTGAATGATGTCATTCAATCTCGGAATCCTTATGATGATGCTATCGTTAAAGATGGCTTTGTTTCCTTGGAAGGAATAACCTGCAAGTGTTGCAACAGGGTGCTATCAGTTTCTGAGTTTAAGCACCATGCTGGATTCAAGTTTAACCATCCCTGCTTGAATCTTTTCATGGAATCTGGTAAGCCTTTCACTTTATGTCAGCTACAAGCATGGTCTGCTGAGTACAAGACCAAAAAGAAAGGAATCCGGAAGGTGGAAGCTGACGAAAATGATCGAAATGATGATTCCTGTGGTCTATGTGGAGATGGTGGTGAACTGATTTGTTGTGACAACTGCCCTTCTACTTTTCATCTGGCTTGCCTGTCTATGCAGGTTTGTCCTTTGCTGTGTTTTCATTTTGGGCTGTGACCCATGTGAATAGTGATTTTTTGCCCTTCTTCTAAGGTTGTGTAATATTTGCTTTAAGTATTTATGACTTAGTTTTGCTTCTGTATTCTGGAGAGAATATAGATTACTCTGACGTTTCTTTCCAAAGTGTGTAGCTTTGGTTTATTCTCGTTATTTTGGCTACTAATTATTTCATTTGCTTCAATTTGTTGCTTCCAGGAACTACCTGAGGGTGATTGGTATTGCTCAAATTGCACTTGTTGGATATGTGGGAATTTTGTTAATGATAAAGAGGCTTCAAGTTTGTTTGATGCATTCAAATGTTCCCAGTGTGAACACAAATGTAATTCTCCTCCCTTCAGCATGCCATTTCCTCTGAAAAGATTAAATTATCTATGAAGACAGCGTGAGAAAACAGAATTTTAGATATTTTAAGAAAATAGTTTAGGAGCTGTTTTAGGACAATAGTTTAGTAGTTTGATTTCTCTGATTTCTTTCctgttttctttcatttattaattCTGTTATTTAGGGGAACAATAATTTGGACGAATAATCTTATCTTACATGTGAGGCAGGCTAACATTTCctgttttaaagttttttttcttgatttagaTTTTTCAGTgagcaaaacaaaaaaaagtcGGTTCAAAGAAAATGTTAAGTATTCTTTGTCTATTTTGTTTCTTGAAAACATTAGAAATTGTAAATCTACTTCCACAACTTCATGTAGTAGTTTCATGAAATCATTATGGACGTTTTATGTATTTACCATCTCTTTTTtttggtttgtttattttttatgtcTTTGTGTATGTCTGTGTGTGTATGATGCTTCTCTTGTGATTACCGTTTCTGATTTTCTCATTATCACAATATTTGTAAACAGATCATAAGGAATGTCTGAATGATAAATGTCAGTTCAAAGAAAAGGAATCGAATACTTGGCTCTGTGGGGGAAGCTGTGAGGAGGTATTTTTGAGATTCAAATATCTTGACTCTGATTATGTTGCAAAGGATCTGTTGGATTTAGCTTATTGAAAATGCTTTCAGTATTCTTAACATGAGTTAAAGTCTTTACGCTTCTTGTACTTTGTTTTTTGTGAGTATCTGGTTATTTTAAATCAACAATTCAGTAGGTGTGGGATGGAACATCTCTTGCTCATTCCACTGGAAGATAAAGTTGGGCCAGATGGACCCAACTGCACCCTGGAGGAAAGCAGGCCTTTGAAGCGACACTTTAATTGTATTCCATAAGCTGCTTAATAAATGCTGTCTTTGCAGCTTTTTGAAGTTTCTCCCCAATAACATTTCTGCAAGGGCTTTTAAACTTTTGAATGCAAAGCCAGACAACAGTAGTGCCTACCCATGCAGTGCAGGCTTAGCCTATGCGCTGAATCCAGATCTTCTTATAACTCCTCTCTTTAATCAATTTTTATGGTGTAAAGAACTTGCTGAAACTGTTTCATTAGGTTTAGGCTAAGCCAAACTGGGAGCCTCAGTTAAGTCCCTTCTCTAACACTTTGTTTGTCCATTTTCTCTGGTTTACTTTCAAACAAATGGTAGCTGCCtagtgtttttattttaaagttggTTGGGTgactatttatgtcttttttctGTCTTTGCTCCTTATCTGGTTTGCTAACCACTTTGGATTTTGATTTGTCCACTAGTTTAACTTTTGTTTAATTATATActtatttccatttttttaaaaggaaCAACATGTTGAATTTTTAGGCTGCATCTCAGCTTTTGGACTTGGCAAATTTATGCAATTCATGTCAACTGAAGTGTTCCATCCTGCCATTATAAAAGATCTTGGCTTTGAATGATCTGTTGTACTTTTAACTCACTTTATAGCCATTTCGTTAGCCTAAAAGGCAACCAGTTGCTGCACAGATGCTGACCATGATTCTTTAGAAGTTCTAATGCAAGGTTCACTGGTATTTGCAGCTATACTCAGGTCTTAGTTCTCGACTTGGGATGATTAATCACCTCCCTGATGGCTTTTCTTGGACACTTCTTAAATGTATTCATGAAGATCAAAAAGTTTACTCTGCTCAAATGTTTGCCCTGAAGGCAGAATGCAACTCAAAATTGGCTGTCGCTTTGTCTATCATGGAAGAATGTTTTCAGTCTATGGTTGATTCAAGAACGGGGGTAGATATGATACCCCAACTCTTGTACAATTGGGGGTGAGACACCCAGTCTTCTTTTTTAATTGATAAGTTTCCTTTTCATCCGTTATCTTCAACATTACGGGTTTGGCTTTTACATATCTACACAACATTTTCCTCCTTTTTAGTGTCATCCAGTTCTTAGACATGTTTCATTCTACCCTgctcattattttttatttcctgcTTGCAAGGCTGCTTATGATTTGTGATCCTTTTGTTGTTTAAATGATCAGGTCAGATTTTGCACGCCttaatttttttggattttattctCTTGTCTTGGAGAAGGATGACGTGCTGATATCTGTAGCATCCATCAGGTAGTATTTATGTTCTTCAGACGTactcaatatttcaataatttctttaacaacTGTAAACAACTCAGTATGCTATGTTATCCCTTGTTTCTTTCCGAATGTAATATGCATCAAAGCTTTTATGAGGAATACCTTTTTTTTCTAGATATATTTTTCTTGGTGTCTGAATGGTTAGCATTTATAGTATATTGTTATGATGGTTTAAGAAATAGGATGCATTTTGGAgtcaaaaatacaattataaaCAAGTTTAGTGGAATTCTTTACTAGCAAAAGTATGGTTATCAATTATGTTGCTCTCTCtgactctttatttttcttgaagtaaCCATGTTTGAAGCATTATGGACATGAGTTCAAAAATACTCTTTAAGGATattccaaatacatggaaaagttaagaataattaaatattttttatatccaGTATTTACACCGAGTCTGAGTAACATAGGCTATTAAGATAGTTTGAGATGGAAGTAACATGGGTTATTAAGATAGCTTGAGGTGAAAATACTTATTTAGCAAATTAAAACTTTCGAAAAAAGAATCTCACATTTTCCGATTTGAATATTTTAATCTGTTTCAGACCTATTTGGTGAACAATTCTGTTTATGTTCAGTCTTTCTCTGCTCTTTGGTCTAGGATTCATGGGGTTACAGTTGCAGAGATGCCTCTCATTGCAACTTGCATCAACTATCGTCGTCAAGGAATGTGTCGACGCCTTATGAATGTTATTGAAGAGGTATTTTATGCACAACTTGTTTCTTGAATCTAACACTGTATATTGACATCATTGCTTATGGGTTTTCTGTTTCGATACTATTGGGTTGTCCACCACCTGGATCCATGCTACCTCTAGATGCTCATCTCATTCAAGGTGGAAAAGCTGGTTATAACCGCCATTCCAAACTTAGTGGAAACGTGGACCAAGGGTTTTGGCTTCACACCAGTGGAGGAGGACGAAAGAAAAATGCTTAAGAAGATCAACTTGATGGTGTTTCCCGGAACGATATTGCTTAAGAAGCCCTTGTATCGAGAATCAACTGATATAGTCATTCACTCTGTAGGAGATCAACCTGAATATAAAGCCATTGCCGAAATAGGAACTGAGCTTGCCGGAGACAAGAACCTGCAAGAATCAGAAATAGATGGTATGAAGGAAATCAAAACCACTGATGCTGGCAAAGTGGTTGAAAAACCAGCCTTAAGAGTTACAGAAACTACTAGACCAGTGCTCTGACCATAATCGTTGCTCAGCTGAGCCGGTTGACAGGCTCAACGTTGGGCCATGTCGAGAAACCCCTGCTGCAGAACTCTGCAGCCCAAATTGAGAGTTGTAATGAAGCTGGTACTGAGCCGAAAGTGGAGTTCAAGCAGCAATTAGTAGAAAAGCAGTGGTGAAATGGATGAGAAGGTAAGTAGAAAGAGAATAATATAAACAGTAGCTGAGCGGAAAGAAAATAGTTCAGATAGCCATAACTTTTGGGGGGTTAGTTCCTAGTTTTAAGACtttatattatgattataattatttGCAATGAGACACAGATTAATGTAGAAGAATAGGTGCAGCCTGCAGAAGAAAAACTCGTGAATTTTGCAAATGTTTTAAGtagaaataatattataaaaacctGAAATCTCCAACCATTTTTTCTAagcttgaatttaaatttttaaacatttataattattttttaatgatttaatgcATTTGGTTCATTCAGCAAATTCTAATattcctttttatttctaagtTTTACAAATACAAGAACAAACAAATGTAATCAAATCAGTACAACAGGTAGAATCCAGTATCATAATCGAATTTTTTAGATGTATAGAAGtgatattttaattcaaatttcaacactgatgatatgtttaatttgatattggATTCCAACTTGTATGGATGTATAATAAGTTCGAATCCAGTATCAACCCTTTTACACCACTGCTATTCCATTCATCACCCCACTCAACACCTTCCTTAAACACTAGACCGCACCATTGAAATTGTCCTACCTTTCAAACCCTAACCGCAAGAAAGCAAGGATCCTCAAGCTTAGACCAAACAAGGACCTTTTTGGAATAGTAaggtttctatttctttttgaaattgataaaatagtctaaaaactttt
This region includes:
- the LOC107920662 gene encoding increased DNA methylation 1 isoform X2, whose translation is MHLAEMSFSTYFEDMHDDDFEGSHDEHSISTEVFSENDTGRISKKCLVTGAINFKDIKSPEASLCSYSASSAVTSLSCSKTLCQEVSNLANDSCGWVSASGSFPERYALAERDDQNASFKRMKLSTGEVSRGEAQKKKALSATLQQKEIVSGLSSTPTNSVYQRVMPHLVESSAVEMDKGAEREDVDVTKSRIQDSGASEGKEVVVGIAIGSPVSEESFASKVVVSSPATALVKFGSPLCAQERFNLCQSFGVGGSNISGATVSKMDPRPLLQSHVFHVLKGAGWSIERQKRPSRSYMDTVYRSPEGRLFRAFPKVWRFCGQVLLADRYDFMLENDGKKWTDMTQFWSDLLETLLNIEKEINQTNLSNALAQHWTLLDPFVTVVFINRKIGSLRKGDEVKARRSLVIEKNKKNDTVLAQRKKVTMRKFCSQGMMPTQHCDSSLAAKSSLTIPKRNYDFSEELSGNGSLSKFYGKMSSGAVKCLKDVSNMTDQEGSYLVDTANRLETFGCEVKGLHIVSSHSCGSDNTYGQLVSSQFIDPVASGDVTNMLHGFKSVSPHQDINTRSPSFGKQMSLCNGETLKEVPGNVSVDSQEEKDKTSGALDAGNVRNLPQHLLDDHPSYLLDDYPSYPSDSLIQSGDGEDQFEKSAEALKFETNNENCAQNAILKKKACRRSRKISEISLTTSYQSDVLCSYTPDMSEQDIDSCQADLNSKEVQESFETKGSLQKSSSPGPSLCQLEKRGSNFKRICCDRNGSESRKKKSTEFQIEDDDLLVSAIIRNKDLSMGATRSKLKAPKVRAQTKFKRKRGRPRLLPRVKGKGRKHVTKIKLNNVGSRTVFSWLILAGVISLNDVIQSRNPYDDAIVKDGFVSLEGITCKCCNRVLSVSEFKHHAGFKFNHPCLNLFMESGKPFTLCQLQAWSAEYKTKKKGIRKVEADENDRNDDSCGLCGDGGELICCDNCPSTFHLACLSMQELPEGDWYCSNCTCWICGNFVNDKEASSLFDAFKCSQCEHKYHKECLNDKCQFKEKESNTWLCGGSCEELYSGLSSRLGMINHLPDGFSWTLLKCIHEDQKVYSAQMFALKAECNSKLAVALSIMEECFQSMVDSRTGVDMIPQLLYNWGSDFARLNFFGFYSLVLEKDDVLISVASIRIHGVTVAEMPLIATCINYRRQGMCRRLMNVIEEMLISFKVEKLVITAIPNLVETWTKGFGFTPVEEDERKMLKKINLMVFPGTILLKKPLYRESTDIVIHSVGDQPEYKAIAEIGTELAGDKNLQESEIDGMKEIKTTDAGKVVEKPALRVTETTRPVL
- the LOC107920662 gene encoding increased DNA methylation 1 isoform X1 gives rise to the protein MALFMPNSSFVACFTALVSNLKMGNSAIAGSIFSGSVKPGMHLAEMSFSTYFEDMHDDDFEGSHDEHSISTEVFSENDTGRISKKCLVTGAINFKDIKSPEASLCSYSASSAVTSLSCSKTLCQEVSNLANDSCGWVSASGSFPERYALAERDDQNASFKRMKLSTGEVSRGEAQKKKALSATLQQKEIVSGLSSTPTNSVYQRVMPHLVESSAVEMDKGAEREDVDVTKSRIQDSGASEGKEVVVGIAIGSPVSEESFASKVVVSSPATALVKFGSPLCAQERFNLCQSFGVGGSNISGATVSKMDPRPLLQSHVFHVLKGAGWSIERQKRPSRSYMDTVYRSPEGRLFRAFPKVWRFCGQVLLADRYDFMLENDGKKWTDMTQFWSDLLETLLNIEKEINQTNLSNALAQHWTLLDPFVTVVFINRKIGSLRKGDEVKARRSLVIEKNKKNDTVLAQRKKVTMRKFCSQGMMPTQHCDSSLAAKSSLTIPKRNYDFSEELSGNGSLSKFYGKMSSGAVKCLKDVSNMTDQEGSYLVDTANRLETFGCEVKGLHIVSSHSCGSDNTYGQLVSSQFIDPVASGDVTNMLHGFKSVSPHQDINTRSPSFGKQMSLCNGETLKEVPGNVSVDSQEEKDKTSGALDAGNVRNLPQHLLDDHPSYLLDDYPSYPSDSLIQSGDGEDQFEKSAEALKFETNNENCAQNAILKKKACRRSRKISEISLTTSYQSDVLCSYTPDMSEQDIDSCQADLNSKEVQESFETKGSLQKSSSPGPSLCQLEKRGSNFKRICCDRNGSESRKKKSTEFQIEDDDLLVSAIIRNKDLSMGATRSKLKAPKVRAQTKFKRKRGRPRLLPRVKGKGRKHVTKIKLNNVGSRTVFSWLILAGVISLNDVIQSRNPYDDAIVKDGFVSLEGITCKCCNRVLSVSEFKHHAGFKFNHPCLNLFMESGKPFTLCQLQAWSAEYKTKKKGIRKVEADENDRNDDSCGLCGDGGELICCDNCPSTFHLACLSMQELPEGDWYCSNCTCWICGNFVNDKEASSLFDAFKCSQCEHKYHKECLNDKCQFKEKESNTWLCGGSCEELYSGLSSRLGMINHLPDGFSWTLLKCIHEDQKVYSAQMFALKAECNSKLAVALSIMEECFQSMVDSRTGVDMIPQLLYNWGSDFARLNFFGFYSLVLEKDDVLISVASIRIHGVTVAEMPLIATCINYRRQGMCRRLMNVIEEMLISFKVEKLVITAIPNLVETWTKGFGFTPVEEDERKMLKKINLMVFPGTILLKKPLYRESTDIVIHSVGDQPEYKAIAEIGTELAGDKNLQESEIDGMKEIKTTDAGKVVEKPALRVTETTRPVL